One genomic segment of Besnoitia besnoiti strain Bb-Ger1 chromosome VII, whole genome shotgun sequence includes these proteins:
- a CDS encoding aminopeptidase N protein (encoded by transcript BESB_080660) has protein sequence MDVSVVVQRQTTAVNGAAPQLGSKGACGPSSSLIVWPERKGVSYRMSSSVLIFYAVCAFVSCPTNSPYTARASESVNVVTRRQQNETGREVMVHRGFSVKKHDAHAQATGSRSYSRESYEPSDFVIEAVFLDFDLHETETRVKATLTMYRRAGCPPADLVLDGENLTAEAVAVSYARVDQSEHRNMNVQQASAGDPQDTASRGTAPVAEGQGADHRHNFRQPEASAAFHASPLFSPIPGQEENSASHAIVVDEAEGSLRINKTILPADAEHRFVVRTQVRINPKENSRLLGLYTSDGVLVTHNEAEGFRRITYFLDRPDVLAYWRVRLSADKKKYPVLLSNGDLIESGEDASDATKHFRVFFDPHKKPSYLFALVAGDLRSVEQNFETRTQKLVRVAVWGAPENVKKLDWALQSAIRSMRADEILFGREYDLKSFHIACVEGFNAGAMENKGLNIFNCNALLAHPQTTTDHEYRHILNIIGHEYFHNWSGDRVTVRDWTELTVKEGLTVFRDQEFMRHEFSRDVKRLEDIRRIISEQFAEDSGSLAHAVRPDHYAAVNNLYSVTVYRKGAEIIRMYSILLGASAFREGLDLFFSRFDGRSATCEDLHGSMEEASGRDLSQFFRWFTRQGTPSVEISNLHFDERRKRFSFTVRQKPPPMSNYETRTLGEDAELLHIPIRFSFIDRYSQRPILYNGERSMLLELREEEQTVTLPDVTEEPVIAALESFSAPVRLVFPSQTDADLALLVSASGDPYTRWNALQLLALKALKSRLATEANNEEESGPVVPASLSDSFIAVLHDRSADQALTALLLDLPGYSRLEQEAPLPLDPDAILSARRELLRDIYHRHKAAIDAAYEATTIPKLEDEEQDSALESPKDPSQWRRRALRSVLLQYVTADRDERAMRVAFTHFKNARVMTDKIAALSVLTSLPYAQERQEALEMFYQEAKGNPQLLTKWFALQALSSLPETVDRVRELSRHPEYKPTVPNFVRALFSNFMNGNPAAFHRRDGAGYELAYEFLASMDRVNPRTGARAAGAFLNWKKYDEGRKEKMKDVLQRLAQLPDISKDLKDVVGRALGA, from the exons ATGGATGTCAGCGTAGTGGTTCAAAGGCAGACTACGGCTGTCAACGGAGCTGCCCCGCAGCTGGGCTCCAAAGGCGCGTGTGggccttcgtcctctcttATCGTTTGGCCAGAACGAAAAGGAGTTTCGTACCGCATGTCCAGTTCCGTTCTCATCTTCTATGCGGTGTGTGCGTTTGTTTCCTGTCCGACGAACTCGCCGTACACAGCTCGCGCGTCTGAGAGCGTGAATGTAGTGACTCGACGGCAGCAAAATGAAACCGGACGTGAAGTGATGGTTCACAGGGGGTTCTCTGTGAAGAAACACGACGCTCATGCGCAGGCAACAGGGTCCAGGTCATACAGCCGCGAGAGCTATGAGCCGTCGGACTTCGTTATCGAAGCTGTCTTCCTTGACTTCGATTTGCACGAAACAGAAACACGG GTAAAGGCCACGCTTACGATGTaccgccgcgctggctgccCGCCCGCCGACCTCGTTCTGGACGGCGAAAACCTCACGGCGGAAGCTGTGGCTGTCTCATACGCTCGAGTTGACCAGAGTGAGCATCGGAATATGAATGTTCAACAAGCCTCTGCAGGAGACCCACAGGACACCGCAAGCCGCGGCACCGCTCCGGTGGCTGAAGGACAAGGAGCGGATCACCGTCACAACTTCCGGCAACCTGAGGCATCTGCTGCCTTCCATGCTTCCCCCCTCTTCTCCCCCATTCCTGGGCAAGAAGAGAACTCCGCGAGCCATGCGATCGTCGTGGACGAAGCAGAAGGTTCCTTGCGCATAAACAAGACCATCCTtcccgccgacgcggagcaCCGCTTTGTAGTCCGCACTCAGGTTAGAATAAATCCGAAAGAAAACTCTCGCCTGCTCGGGCTTTACACCTCTGACGGCGTGCTCGTAACGCACAACGAAGCAGAAGGTTTCCGGCGAATCACCTACTTCCTCGATCGGCCTGATGTCCTTGCATACTGGCGG GTCAGGCTTTCTGCGGACAAAAAGAAATATCCCGTCTTGCTGAGCAACGGAGACTTGATAGAGTCtggcgaggacgcgagcgacgcaacAAAACACTTTCGTGTCTTCTTCGACCCTCACAAGAAACCCAGCTACTTATTTGCGCTGGTAGCCGGAGACCTGCGTTCTGTCGAGCAGAACTTTGAAACGCGC ACCCAGAAGCTGGTGCGCGTCGCAGTATGGGGAGCTCCGGAGAACGTGAAGAAGCTCGACTGGGCACTGCAGAGCGCCATCCGCTCGATGCGCGCGGACGAGATCCTTTTTGGAAGAGAATATGATTTGAAGAGCTTTCACATTGCCTGCGTCGAAGGTTTCAATGCGGGAGCGATGGAGAATAAAGGCTTGAATATCTTCAACTGCaacgcgctgctcgcgcatCCTCAAACGACCACAG ATCACGAGTACAGACACATTTTAAACATCATCGGCCATGAGTACTTTCACAACTGGAGCGGCGACCGCGTGACCGTTAG AGACTGGACGGAACTGACTGTGAAAGAAGGGCTTACAGTATTCCGCGACCAGGAGTTCATGCGGCATGAGTTCTCCAGGGACGTCAAGAGACTCGAAGACATTCGGCGCATCATTTCCGAGCAATTCGCCGAAGACAGCGGTTCCCTGGCGCACGCTGTTCGGCCAGATCACTACGCCGCCGTCAACAATCTGTACTCCGTGACGGTCTACCGCAAGGGCGCCGAGATCATTCGCAT GTACTCCATCCTGCTGGGGGCGTCCGCCTTCCGCGAGGGTCTCGACTTGTTTTTTTCGCGCTTTGACGGCCGGTCTGCGACGTGCGAGGATCTTCACGGCTCcatggaggaggcgagcgggcgcGATCTATCGCAGTTCTTCCGCTGGTTCACGCGCCAAGGCACTCCGAGTGTGGAGATTTCCAATCTCCATTTCGACGAAAGACGAAAACGTTTTTCGTTCACCGTGAGGCAAAAGCCCCCGCCCATGTCCAACTATGAGACACGCACGctcggcgaggacgccgagctCCTCCACATTCCTATTCGCTTCAGCTTCATCGACAGATACTCCCAAAGGCCGATTCTCTATAACGGAGAGCGCTCGATG CTCCTCGAACTTCGCGAAGAAGAACAGACGGTCACCCTCCCGGATGTCACAGAAGAGCCCGTCATTGCTGCTCTGGAGTCTTTCTCGGCCCCCGTGAGGCTTGTCTTCCCGTCGCAAACCGACGCTGACTTGGCGCTGCTGGtcagcgccagcggcgacccCTACACGCGGTGGAATGCGCTCCAGCTCCTTGCCCTGAAGGCCTTGAAGAGCAGGCTAGCGACCG aggcgaacaacgaagaggaaagcggCCCCGTTGTTCCTGCTAGCCTCAGTGATAGCTTCATCGCCGTACTTCACGATCGATCCGCTGACCAGGCCTTGACA GCCTTGCTTCTGGACCTTCCAGGGTATTCGCGTTTGGAGCAGGaggctcctctgcctctcgatCCCGACGCTATTCTGTCTGCTcggcgcgagctgcttcGCGACATCTACCACCGGCACAAGGCTGCAATAGACGCAGCCTATGAGGCAACAACCATTCCAAAGCTGGAAGATGAAGAACAAGACAGCGCTCTCGAATCTCCGAAGGACCCTTCCCAGTGGCGACG GCGCGCTTTGCGCTCCGTCCTCCTGCAGTACGTGACAGCTGACAGAGACGAAAGGGCGATGCGGGTGGCCTTCACGCACTTCAAAAATGCACGTGTCATGACAGACAAAATCGCCGCTCTCAGTGTTTTGACTAGCTTGCCATACGCGCAAGAAAGGCAGGAAGCTCTGGAGATGTTTTATCAGGAGGCCAAAG GCAATCCTCAACTCCTGACCAAGTGGTTCGCGCTTCAAGCTCTTTCGAGTCTGCCCGAGACTGTGGACCGCGTGCGGGAGCTGAGCAGACACCCCGAATATAAGCCGACCGTTCCGAATTTCGTTCGTGCTCTGTTTTCGAACTTCATGAACGGAAATCCTGCGGCATTTCACCGGCGCGACGGTGCTGGATATGAACTCGCGTATGAGTTCCTCGCCTCGATGGACCGTGTCAATCCTCGCACAGGtgctcgcgcagcaggcgcgttCCTGAACTGGAAGAAGTACGACGAGGGCCGTAAAGAGAAGATGAAAGATGTTCTACAGAGACTTGCACAGCTCCCGGACATTTCAAAGGACCTGAAAGACGTCGTTGGCCGTGCGCTAGGAGCATGA
- a CDS encoding hypothetical protein (encoded by transcript BESB_080670): protein METETTSTVSVSSDSVGKCPSPALKNWKLTHSFMMDAVAELKRHPYSLDTTTVQVHLAVSATAPLRGGSGYFHSRFSDPVRARDYEGPDNVEAIEKQARLRTYRENLVRDSNVFLYVNGRAMDSAQMRSDHHLKVDIMAGDQRLDITGKLVELYIDVIHTREVVEFDLSRDRFFPLRSVCIEVDGCKHRAEDGQVSLCFSGQYPQAVF from the exons ATGGAGACAGAGACTACCAGCACTGTCAGTGTTTCCTCCGACTCTGTTGGCAAGTGTCCCTCCCCGGCGCTGAAAAACTG GAAGCTGACACACTCGTTCATGATGGATGCGGTGGCGGAGCTCAAAAGACATCCGTATTCTCTGGATACAACTACAGTTCAGGTTCACTTGGCTGTCTCCGCCACAGCCCCTCtacgaggaggcagcggctaCTTCCACTCGCGCTTTTCGGATCCTGTGCGGGCACGAGATTACGAGGGACCCGACAATGTAGAGGCGATTGAGAAGCAGGCCCGCCTGCGCACGTACCGAGAGAACCTTGTCAGAGACTCGAATGTCTTTCTCTACGTGAATGGAAGAGCTATGGACAGTGCGCAGATGCGCAGTGATCACCATCTCAAGGTGGACATCATGGCAGGCGATCAGCGCCTTGATATCACTGGAAAACTCGTCGAACTATACATAGACGTCATTCACACGAGAGAGGTCGTCGAGTTCGACTTGTCGCGCGACCGATTCTTCCCACTTCGCAGTGTCTGCATCGAAGTCGATGGCTGCAAACACCGCGCTGAAGACGGCCAGGTgtcgctctgcttctctggGCAATATCCGCAAGCGGTCTTTTGA